A stretch of DNA from Arcobacter sp. LA11:
TTACCATGAGGCTTAAGTCTTGGGTGTCCTCTTTTACCTTCGATTGATTCAATAAGTGCTGATTTTTCACCACAAATATATGCTCCACCACCTCTATGTACAGTGATGTCAATTGGATAATCATATTTACCCATTACTTTTTTACCAATGATTCCAGCTTCATAAGCTTCATCAATAGCATTGTTTAATTGGTCAATAAAAAATTTATACTCACCTCTAATGTATATGAATGACTCATGTGCACCTATTGCATAACATGAACAGATGATACCTTCGATTAAAAGATGTGGGTCATATTGGAAAATTTGTCTATCTTTAAAAGTTCCAGGTTCTGATTCATCTCCATTACAGATTAAATATCTAGGTCTTTCATCAATTGGAGGCATAAGTTTCCATTTTGGTCCACAAGCAGCACCACCACCACCTTTTCCTCGTAACCCACTTTTACAAACTTCTTCTGTAACATCTTCTGGTTTCATAGTAAAAAGTTTATCAATCGATTCATATGCACCATGTTTTAATGCAACTTCTAATTTATGAGAATCTGGGATGTCAAATTTTTTACTTACAATTTTTACAATATCAGCAGCCATTATTTACATCCTTCTATGATATTTTTTAATTTATCTACAGTTAGATTTTCATGATATGTATGATTTAATGCAATCATTGGAGCACCACCACAAGCACCTTGACATTCAACTTCACTTAAATGAAATCTTCCATCTTCACTTGTTTGTCCAGGTTCTATACCAATAGTTTCTTTTATGAATTTTTTAAGCTCTGGTGCTCCCATAAGCATACAAGATAGAGTTTTACAAAGCTCAATATGATATGTTCCAATTGGTTTTAAGTTGAACATTGTATAAAATGTTGCAAATTCATATACTTCAATTGGTGTTTTATTTAATTTATCTGCAACAAAAATCATTGCATCTGGGCTTACCCATCCTTCTTGTTCTTGGACTAACCATAATGCAGGAAGCATCATCGCATCAATTTTTGGATATTTTTTTGCGATTCTTTGGAACTCTTGTTCTTTTTCTTCAGTATATTTAAATTTACTCATTATCTATCAAACTCCCCTGCAATAAAGTTCATACTTGCCATTGTTACAACAGCATCTGCTAACATATTACCTTCTACAATTCTTGCATACGCACCTAATGAATAATAACAAGGTGGTCTACATTTAACTTTATATGGTGTTCCACTTCCATCACTAGTTATGTGGAATCCTAACTCTCCATTTCCACCTTCAGTTGCAGAATAAAATTCACCTTTAGGAACTTTAATTCCTTCAAATGTAAGTTTAAATTGATTCATTAACCCTTCAATATTTCCATAAACATCATTTTTAGATGGTAAGAAAATTGCTGGATGTTGAACGTTAATTTCACCATCTGGCATCTCTTTCATTGCTTGTCTTATGATTTTCATAGATTGTCTCATTTCTTCAAATCTGCACATGATTCTGTCATAAACATCACCATGTGATCCAACAACTACATCAAAATCAAAATTTTCATATCCATAATAAGGTGCATCTTTTCTTAAGTCAAAAGGAACACCTGCTGCTCTTAAGTTAACACCTGTAATACCAGCATCAAGGGCAAAATCAGCTTTTATAACACCAACATCCTGTGTTCTATCATGGAATATTCTATTATGCTCAACTAAAGACAATGAGTCTTCAATAGCTTTTTCAACATCTTTTAAAACATCTTCTAAATCTTCTTCAAAACCATCATATAAATCAAATTCTAATCCACCAACTCTTGTATAACTATTAGTAAGTCTAGCCCCTGTCAATTTTGAGAATAAATCATATGCTTTATCTCTTGGTGCAAAAATATACCAGAAGTTAGTAAGTCCACCTAAGTCAACCATATTTGCTGCATTACAAACAATATGATCAGTAAGTCTGCTTAATTCACCTATAACAATTCTAATCATTTTAGCTCTAGGAGTTATATCAACATCTAACATATCTTCTACTGCTTTACAATAACCAATATTATTTAACATTGCAGAACAATAATTTAATCTATCAGTATAAGGAATGATTTGAGAGTAAGAGTGATTTTCACATGATTTTTCAAAACCTCTATGTAAGTAACCAATTTCAGTAACACAAGCTGTAATTGTTTCACCTTCCATTGCTACGAAGTTTCTAATTGTACCATGAGAAGCAGGGTGTGAAGGTCCAACGTTTAACATCATTAAATCTTCTAAATCAGTCTCTTTATAACCTTTTGATTTTAATAAAGGGATCATTTCATCCATTAAATCTTCAGTTTCTGTACAAATTTGACCTTTTGTAATTTCATAATCTTTTCTTAA
This window harbors:
- the nuoE gene encoding NAD(P)H-dependent oxidoreductase subunit E encodes the protein MSKFKYTEEKEQEFQRIAKKYPKIDAMMLPALWLVQEQEGWVSPDAMIFVADKLNKTPIEVYEFATFYTMFNLKPIGTYHIELCKTLSCMLMGAPELKKFIKETIGIEPGQTSEDGRFHLSEVECQGACGGAPMIALNHTYHENLTVDKLKNIIEGCK
- a CDS encoding NADH-quinone oxidoreductase subunit D; translated protein: MLKADMLIDASEIKSTISRLKNEEDYTLLLDVTAIDFSEYPDITPSRFAVIYILRTSNFKKHLTIKTYVDDNTLEVDSITDLFFAADWAEREVFDQYGVRFKGHPNLKRVLNHHQFVGHPLRKDYEITKGQICTETEDLMDEMIPLLKSKGYKETDLEDLMMLNVGPSHPASHGTIRNFVAMEGETITACVTEIGYLHRGFEKSCENHSYSQIIPYTDRLNYCSAMLNNIGYCKAVEDMLDVDITPRAKMIRIVIGELSRLTDHIVCNAANMVDLGGLTNFWYIFAPRDKAYDLFSKLTGARLTNSYTRVGGLEFDLYDGFEEDLEDVLKDVEKAIEDSLSLVEHNRIFHDRTQDVGVIKADFALDAGITGVNLRAAGVPFDLRKDAPYYGYENFDFDVVVGSHGDVYDRIMCRFEEMRQSMKIIRQAMKEMPDGEINVQHPAIFLPSKNDVYGNIEGLMNQFKLTFEGIKVPKGEFYSATEGGNGELGFHITSDGSGTPYKVKCRPPCYYSLGAYARIVEGNMLADAVVTMASMNFIAGEFDR